gacccgtcggggtccatcggggaccttttgtctcccgttatgggtcggggtccagcggggaccttttgactcccgttgtgagcCGGGGTCCAACGGGGACCTTTGGTCTCCTGTTATGCGTCGGGGATAGcttggagtttggggtggtctaaaaagaacaagcggggggGTCACGGGTCACGGTGAGCGGGTCGCGGGCGGGCGGTGGCGCGCGCGCATGTGGGCTCTGTCatccgtcttattccacgataattatcacacatgataattcatctgattaaatacttcatcaaagaagtctatcatccccgatgtaagataattaacacttagttaattaatcccttagtcttttcacatagctcatttctagctttattgtgaccaattttaatatattatttctcactcgccgggaatcggatttgagaaaatgaatatactacggtcatctactcgaaacttagatcgacgttattgcatttaatttcacaaaattaaatgtcttgtaacatttattattagtcaaaaatcatttgaccaaacACGATTTCAAGACATTGGAGTGTATCAGTTGACGTTGTCATGTACGCGTTGAAAGCATGAATTATATGGATGTATCTGGACGCGTCTGACGTCATACTTGGATGACCCTTTTAATGTGCATGCATAGATAGCTACATGTCAAGCCACATTGTGTTGGGCTACGTGTCTATTGCAGGATCAAACTATGTTAATTGCTTCATTTCAGTGGTAAAAAAGATTAAGCCAAGCCCCACTTCCAAGTACACGGCCTCAACACGCAACCTTGGTTGTGGGGTTTTTACAACTCATTTTTGTGCACATTAATTACATACATGTAATAATTTGGCTATAagtaatgttttaaaaaccggccCGGTAAGTGAACCGGCGACGTTACTGGTTCatggttcaaccggtccaaccaccggtctaaccgttttactgttgcaaatatatataaaaatatattaaatttagtaaatgatttacaattaataatatatcacaaaacattaaaccttatagataattagtgatgtataaatataaataatattaaaatttagtaaatatattcagatatatatatatatatatatatatatatatatatatatatatatatatatatatatatatatatatatatatatagaggtccatgatcaattgagattttttaagctaattgagaagtgagatgcaatctcagccactcatttttattaaatgagtggtccagattttgccacacaaaaaatatttttaaattaatttattatgaaagggtataatggtAATTTAAGTTAGAAACAAATGAAACAAGCGTGGTTTCAGCACTCCAATTCCATTCCCAATTTTCCTCCAATTCCATTCCCAATTTTCCTCCATTAAAGCAACGCCTGCACCAAATCTTCAACCAATTAGCCAATGGAAGGCGTTTCCGCCACCGTCTACCGAGGAAGCTCATGAGAAGATTATCCAAAGTAGGCGACTCGTCGCAGTAGTGGCTGCTCAGATCGGAGTAGCTGCGGAAGTGCTCCTCCTCCGGCGGCGTTCCGAAGGGGCACCTGCCGGTGTATGTCGGCGACGAGATGGAGCGATTCGTGGTGAGCCCGGAGCCTGACGTCAATATTTCTCTTCCAATTTTCAGGTTAGCATTCCTCGATTTTACCGATTCATTCATGAACTCTGTCGATCTCCAGCCGAAATTGATTTCAGATGTGGAGTTCATGTTTAATTTTGCATCCGCATGATTCCTTGTTTACTCCTAACCAGTGAATTAGGATTTTTTCCCTTTTCAGTTGCTTCTCCTATTTTCTAAACCATCAGAAGTTCTCATAAATAGCaatgtttttcaaattttagtttaaagCTGAAAATTCTTATTGTTATTTTGTAGAAATTCCTGTTGAATCACCCGATCTTCGTGATGCTTCTGAATAAATCGACGTAGGAGTACGGGTACGAGCAGGAAGGCGACGGCCTCATCGATTTCGATGAATTCTGCAAGCTCTACGAGACCATGGATGGTGGCGGGGACGGAGACACCGAGGCAGCGGATGGGGATTTGAGAGATACGTTtgatgtgttattttttagttattgacattttaatacgagttgttgacatttgatattctcgctattgatatgtgaattataagtgttgttttttagttgttgacattttaatatgagctgttgacatttgatattctcgataTTGAAATgcgaattataagtgttattttttagttgttgacattttaatacgagttgttgacattgatattctCGATATTGATATGtaaattataagtgttattttttagttattgacattttaatacgagttgttgacatttgctATTCTGGATATTGACATGCAatgattttgtttctttgattGGATGTGGTGACATGCTATACTATCCTCTGTTTTTCTCCATTGAAGGCCTACAAGAGAGCTGCAGAATCACTGGAGAAGCTAATGGATGCCCCGAGGAAAGAGCTGCCGGACACCATGGCTGCCGTTCGATTATCTGGGATGGAGATCAGCGACTTGACAATGGAGCTCAGTGACAATGGTTCCGATTCAGAACTCTTCTGCTTTAGATCTCGCGAGCTCGTGGAGGTGACGAAATCATCCAAGGATCTGA
This DNA window, taken from Salvia splendens isolate huo1 chromosome 18, SspV2, whole genome shotgun sequence, encodes the following:
- the LOC121777021 gene encoding nematode resistance protein-like HSPRO1, with protein sequence MDAPRKELPDTMAAVRLSGMEISDLTMELSDNGSDSELFCFRSRELVEVTKSSKDLRHSVPAVLEVEVDPSGGPRIQNTSMELYRRKEESAKINITSC